The Equus quagga isolate Etosha38 chromosome 2, UCLA_HA_Equagga_1.0, whole genome shotgun sequence genome has a window encoding:
- the SPINT1 gene encoding kunitz-type protease inhibitor 1 isoform X2 — protein MASASHSGRKEGFLELARAGTLEQASRIPLIKGAATQLLGSLPAMRWKCFPRADADGKIVCIGLSPKSPPPAPSPAPQAWGWKRGPEQKGRQEATGQIARPSRARRRGSFPAGSGPPRSASTSGARGLPARLDSVEPADSSLEGADSVSPETRRRRWPIQRTGQRGGSGGPSRAGRRDRNLGRPGPTPLTCAGLKHPWGPEARTVKVTPVGRRATAPGRTMAGAHLSQALIPAVLVWLLCELGLRGTQAGPPPEPPGLPAGPACLDRFTAGVPDFVLDTEASVSNGATFLGSPTVRRGWDCVRACCTTQNCNLALVELHSDGGEDAIATCFLMDCLYEQNFVCKFAPREGFINYLTREVYRSYRELRTQGFGGSGIPRIWAGVDLKVQPQEPLVLKGVGTTDWHLLQGDTDVRVEKNDLDQVELWGLKEGTYLFQLRAGSDQPDSTTNITITVLSAKQTEEYCLASSKVGRCRGSFPRWYYDPTEQICKSFVYGGCLGNKNNYLREEECKLACRDVQGPSVERHHPVCSGTCPSTKFRCSDGCCIDSFLECDDTPDCPDASDEATCDKYTSGFEELQNIHFHSDKGHCVDLPDTGLCLESIPRWYYNPFSERCARFTYGGCYGNKNNFEEEQQCLESCRGISKKDVFGLRRESHIPSVGSVEVAVAVLLVTCIVVVVAILGYCFIKNQRKSFHRHHHRRPPPPTPTSSTVSTTEDTEHLVYNHTTRPL, from the exons ATGGCCTCAGCTTCTCACTCAGGCAgaaaggagggcttcctggagctgGCAAGGGCGGGGACGCTGGAGCAGGCATCCCGGATTCCACTTATCAAAGGTGCAGCCACACAGCTTCTAGGATCTCTTCCCGCCATGAGATGGAAATGTTTCCCGAGGGCTGACGCCGACGGCAAGATCGTTTGCATCGGGCTTTCCCCCAagtctcctcccccagccccttcacCAGCGCCTCAGGCATGGGGCTGGAAACGCGGGCCGgaacagaaaggaaggcaggaagcaaCCGGCCAGATCGCCCGACCCTCACGTGCCCGACGTCGAGGGAGCTTCCCGGCCGGGTCCGGGCCTCCGAGGTCGGCGAGCACTTCTGGGGCGCGGGGCCTCCCTGCGAGGTTGGACTCGGTGGAGCCTGCGGACAGCAGCCTGGAGGG CGCTGACTCAGTTTCACCAGAAACTAGGAGGAGGAGGTGGCCGATCCAGCGCACCGGGCAGCGGGGCGGAAGCGGCGGGCCGAGCCGCGCAGGAAGGCGGGACCGGAACCTCGGCAGGCCCGGCCCCACCCCACTCACCTGCGCAG GTCTCAAGCACCCTTGGGGCCCAGAGGCCCGCACTGTGAAGGTGACCCCCGTGGGGAGGAGGGCGACGGCCCCTGGGAGGACGATGGCCGGCGCCCACCTCTCCCAGGCCCTCATCCCAGCGGTCCTGGTTTGGCTCCTATGCGAGCTCGGCCTCCGGGGCACCCAGGCCGGGCCGCCGCCCGAGCCCCCTGGGCTGCCCGCGGGACCCGCCTGCCTGGACCGCTTCACCGCCGGGGTGCCTGACTTCGTGCTCGACACCGAGGCCTCGGTCAGCAACGGGGCCACTTTCCTGGGCTCCCCGACCGTCCGCCGCGGCTGGGACTGCGTGCGCGCCTGCTGCACCACTCAGAACTGCAACTTGGCGCTGGTGGAGCTGCACTCCGACGGCGGGGAGGACGCCATCGCCACCTGCTTCCTCATGGACTGCCTCTACGAGCAGAACTTCGTGTGCAAGTTCGCGCCCAGGGAGGGCTTCATCAACTACCTCACGCGGGAGGTTTACCGCTCCTACCGCGAGCTGCGGACCCAGGGCTTTGGAG ggtccGGGATCCCCAGGATCTGGGCAGGCGTGGACTTGAAGGTGCAGCCCCAGGAACCCCTGGTGCTGAAGGGTGTGGGGACCACAGATTGGCACCTACTGCAGGGTGACACGGACGTCAGGGTAGAG AAGAATGATCTGGACCAAGTGGAGCTGTGGGGACTTAAGGAGGGCACCTACCTGTTCCAGCTGAGAGCTGGCTCAGACCAGCCAGACAGCACGACCAACATCACCATCACCGTGCTATCCGCCAAGCAGACAGAAG AATATTGCCTCGCATCCAGCAAGGTGGGGCGCTGCCGTGGTTCCTTCCCCCGCTGGTACTACGACCCCACAGAACAGATCTGCAAGAGTTTTGTTTATGGAGGTTGCTTGGGCAACAAGAACAACTACCTTCGGGAAGAAGAGTGCAAGCTGGCCTGCCGCGATGTGCAAG GTCCATCCGTGGAAAGGCACCATCCAG TGTGCTCAGGCACCTGTCCCTCCACCAAGTTCCGCTGCAGCGATGGCTGTTGCATCGACAGCTTCTTGGAGTGTGACGACACTCCCGACTGCCCCGATGCCTCCGATGAGGCCACCTGTGACAAAT ACACCAGTGGCTTCGAGGAGCTCCAGAACATCCATTTCCATAGTGACAAAG GGCACTGCGTGGACCTGCCGGACACAGGCCTCTGCTTGGAGAGCATCCCACGCTGGTACTACAACCCCTTCAGTGAACGCTGCGCCCGCTTTACCTATGGCGGTTGTTATGGCAACAAGAACAACTTTGAGGAGGAGCAGCAGTGCCTTGAGTCCTGCCGTGGCATCTCCA AGAAGGATGTATTTGGTCTTCGGCGGGAAAGCCACATTCCCAGCGTAG GCTCCGTGGAGGTTGCCGTTGCAGTGCTCTTAGTCACCTGCATTGTGGTGGTGGTAGCCATCCTGGGTTACTGCTTCATCAAGAACCAGAGAAAGAGCTTCCACAGACACCACCACCGCCGCCCTCCGCCTCCTACCCCCACCAGCTCCACAGTCTCCACCACTGAGGACACGGAGCACCTGGTCTATAACCACACGACCCGACCCCTCTGA
- the SPINT1 gene encoding kunitz-type protease inhibitor 1 isoform X3: MASASHSGRKEGFLELARAGTLEQASRIPLIKGAATQLLGSLPAMRWKCFPRADADGKIVCIGLSPKSPPPAPSPAPQAWGWKRGPEQKGRQEATGQIARPSRARRRGSFPAGSGPPSADSVSPETRRRRWPIQRTGQRGGSGGPSRAGRRDRNLGRPGPTPLTCAGLKHPWGPEARTVKVTPVGRRATAPGRTMAGAHLSQALIPAVLVWLLCELGLRGTQAGPPPEPPGLPAGPACLDRFTAGVPDFVLDTEASVSNGATFLGSPTVRRGWDCVRACCTTQNCNLALVELHSDGGEDAIATCFLMDCLYEQNFVCKFAPREGFINYLTREVYRSYRELRTQGFGGSGIPRIWAGVDLKVQPQEPLVLKGVGTTDWHLLQGDTDVRVEKNDLDQVELWGLKEGTYLFQLRAGSDQPDSTTNITITVLSAKQTEEYCLASSKVGRCRGSFPRWYYDPTEQICKSFVYGGCLGNKNNYLREEECKLACRDVQGPSVERHHPVCSGTCPSTKFRCSDGCCIDSFLECDDTPDCPDASDEATCDKYTSGFEELQNIHFHSDKGHCVDLPDTGLCLESIPRWYYNPFSERCARFTYGGCYGNKNNFEEEQQCLESCRGISKKDVFGLRRESHIPSVGSVEVAVAVLLVTCIVVVVAILGYCFIKNQRKSFHRHHHRRPPPPTPTSSTVSTTEDTEHLVYNHTTRPL; this comes from the exons ATGGCCTCAGCTTCTCACTCAGGCAgaaaggagggcttcctggagctgGCAAGGGCGGGGACGCTGGAGCAGGCATCCCGGATTCCACTTATCAAAGGTGCAGCCACACAGCTTCTAGGATCTCTTCCCGCCATGAGATGGAAATGTTTCCCGAGGGCTGACGCCGACGGCAAGATCGTTTGCATCGGGCTTTCCCCCAagtctcctcccccagccccttcacCAGCGCCTCAGGCATGGGGCTGGAAACGCGGGCCGgaacagaaaggaaggcaggaagcaaCCGGCCAGATCGCCCGACCCTCACGTGCCCGACGTCGAGGGAGCTTCCCGGCCGGGTCCGGGCCTCCGAG CGCTGACTCAGTTTCACCAGAAACTAGGAGGAGGAGGTGGCCGATCCAGCGCACCGGGCAGCGGGGCGGAAGCGGCGGGCCGAGCCGCGCAGGAAGGCGGGACCGGAACCTCGGCAGGCCCGGCCCCACCCCACTCACCTGCGCAG GTCTCAAGCACCCTTGGGGCCCAGAGGCCCGCACTGTGAAGGTGACCCCCGTGGGGAGGAGGGCGACGGCCCCTGGGAGGACGATGGCCGGCGCCCACCTCTCCCAGGCCCTCATCCCAGCGGTCCTGGTTTGGCTCCTATGCGAGCTCGGCCTCCGGGGCACCCAGGCCGGGCCGCCGCCCGAGCCCCCTGGGCTGCCCGCGGGACCCGCCTGCCTGGACCGCTTCACCGCCGGGGTGCCTGACTTCGTGCTCGACACCGAGGCCTCGGTCAGCAACGGGGCCACTTTCCTGGGCTCCCCGACCGTCCGCCGCGGCTGGGACTGCGTGCGCGCCTGCTGCACCACTCAGAACTGCAACTTGGCGCTGGTGGAGCTGCACTCCGACGGCGGGGAGGACGCCATCGCCACCTGCTTCCTCATGGACTGCCTCTACGAGCAGAACTTCGTGTGCAAGTTCGCGCCCAGGGAGGGCTTCATCAACTACCTCACGCGGGAGGTTTACCGCTCCTACCGCGAGCTGCGGACCCAGGGCTTTGGAG ggtccGGGATCCCCAGGATCTGGGCAGGCGTGGACTTGAAGGTGCAGCCCCAGGAACCCCTGGTGCTGAAGGGTGTGGGGACCACAGATTGGCACCTACTGCAGGGTGACACGGACGTCAGGGTAGAG AAGAATGATCTGGACCAAGTGGAGCTGTGGGGACTTAAGGAGGGCACCTACCTGTTCCAGCTGAGAGCTGGCTCAGACCAGCCAGACAGCACGACCAACATCACCATCACCGTGCTATCCGCCAAGCAGACAGAAG AATATTGCCTCGCATCCAGCAAGGTGGGGCGCTGCCGTGGTTCCTTCCCCCGCTGGTACTACGACCCCACAGAACAGATCTGCAAGAGTTTTGTTTATGGAGGTTGCTTGGGCAACAAGAACAACTACCTTCGGGAAGAAGAGTGCAAGCTGGCCTGCCGCGATGTGCAAG GTCCATCCGTGGAAAGGCACCATCCAG TGTGCTCAGGCACCTGTCCCTCCACCAAGTTCCGCTGCAGCGATGGCTGTTGCATCGACAGCTTCTTGGAGTGTGACGACACTCCCGACTGCCCCGATGCCTCCGATGAGGCCACCTGTGACAAAT ACACCAGTGGCTTCGAGGAGCTCCAGAACATCCATTTCCATAGTGACAAAG GGCACTGCGTGGACCTGCCGGACACAGGCCTCTGCTTGGAGAGCATCCCACGCTGGTACTACAACCCCTTCAGTGAACGCTGCGCCCGCTTTACCTATGGCGGTTGTTATGGCAACAAGAACAACTTTGAGGAGGAGCAGCAGTGCCTTGAGTCCTGCCGTGGCATCTCCA AGAAGGATGTATTTGGTCTTCGGCGGGAAAGCCACATTCCCAGCGTAG GCTCCGTGGAGGTTGCCGTTGCAGTGCTCTTAGTCACCTGCATTGTGGTGGTGGTAGCCATCCTGGGTTACTGCTTCATCAAGAACCAGAGAAAGAGCTTCCACAGACACCACCACCGCCGCCCTCCGCCTCCTACCCCCACCAGCTCCACAGTCTCCACCACTGAGGACACGGAGCACCTGGTCTATAACCACACGACCCGACCCCTCTGA
- the SPINT1 gene encoding kunitz-type protease inhibitor 1 isoform X1 — protein MGGASGTRVNVRPAPTALTQFHQKLGGGGGRSSAPGSGAEAAGRAAQEGGTGTSAGPAPPHSPAQVTGARRAPRRRQSRPEHVWPFVLRPRVRPGLKHPWGPEARTVKVTPVGRRATAPGRTMAGAHLSQALIPAVLVWLLCELGLRGTQAGPPPEPPGLPAGPACLDRFTAGVPDFVLDTEASVSNGATFLGSPTVRRGWDCVRACCTTQNCNLALVELHSDGGEDAIATCFLMDCLYEQNFVCKFAPREGFINYLTREVYRSYRELRTQGFGGSGIPRIWAGVDLKVQPQEPLVLKGVGTTDWHLLQGDTDVRVEKNDLDQVELWGLKEGTYLFQLRAGSDQPDSTTNITITVLSAKQTEEYCLASSKVGRCRGSFPRWYYDPTEQICKSFVYGGCLGNKNNYLREEECKLACRDVQGPSVERHHPVCSGTCPSTKFRCSDGCCIDSFLECDDTPDCPDASDEATCDKYTSGFEELQNIHFHSDKGHCVDLPDTGLCLESIPRWYYNPFSERCARFTYGGCYGNKNNFEEEQQCLESCRGISKKDVFGLRRESHIPSVGSVEVAVAVLLVTCIVVVVAILGYCFIKNQRKSFHRHHHRRPPPPTPTSSTVSTTEDTEHLVYNHTTRPL, from the exons ATGGGCGGGGCCAGCGGCACTAGGGTTAACGTCCGCCCCGCCCCGACAGCGCTGACTCAGTTTCACCAGAAACTAGGAGGAGGAGGTGGCCGATCCAGCGCACCGGGCAGCGGGGCGGAAGCGGCGGGCCGAGCCGCGCAGGAAGGCGGGACCGGAACCTCGGCAGGCCCGGCCCCACCCCACTCACCTGCGCAGGTAACCGGGGCCCGGCGCGCGCCGAGGCGGAGGCAGAGCCGGCCGGAGCATGTTTGGCCCTTTGTTTTGCGCCCGCGCGTGCGTCCGG GTCTCAAGCACCCTTGGGGCCCAGAGGCCCGCACTGTGAAGGTGACCCCCGTGGGGAGGAGGGCGACGGCCCCTGGGAGGACGATGGCCGGCGCCCACCTCTCCCAGGCCCTCATCCCAGCGGTCCTGGTTTGGCTCCTATGCGAGCTCGGCCTCCGGGGCACCCAGGCCGGGCCGCCGCCCGAGCCCCCTGGGCTGCCCGCGGGACCCGCCTGCCTGGACCGCTTCACCGCCGGGGTGCCTGACTTCGTGCTCGACACCGAGGCCTCGGTCAGCAACGGGGCCACTTTCCTGGGCTCCCCGACCGTCCGCCGCGGCTGGGACTGCGTGCGCGCCTGCTGCACCACTCAGAACTGCAACTTGGCGCTGGTGGAGCTGCACTCCGACGGCGGGGAGGACGCCATCGCCACCTGCTTCCTCATGGACTGCCTCTACGAGCAGAACTTCGTGTGCAAGTTCGCGCCCAGGGAGGGCTTCATCAACTACCTCACGCGGGAGGTTTACCGCTCCTACCGCGAGCTGCGGACCCAGGGCTTTGGAG ggtccGGGATCCCCAGGATCTGGGCAGGCGTGGACTTGAAGGTGCAGCCCCAGGAACCCCTGGTGCTGAAGGGTGTGGGGACCACAGATTGGCACCTACTGCAGGGTGACACGGACGTCAGGGTAGAG AAGAATGATCTGGACCAAGTGGAGCTGTGGGGACTTAAGGAGGGCACCTACCTGTTCCAGCTGAGAGCTGGCTCAGACCAGCCAGACAGCACGACCAACATCACCATCACCGTGCTATCCGCCAAGCAGACAGAAG AATATTGCCTCGCATCCAGCAAGGTGGGGCGCTGCCGTGGTTCCTTCCCCCGCTGGTACTACGACCCCACAGAACAGATCTGCAAGAGTTTTGTTTATGGAGGTTGCTTGGGCAACAAGAACAACTACCTTCGGGAAGAAGAGTGCAAGCTGGCCTGCCGCGATGTGCAAG GTCCATCCGTGGAAAGGCACCATCCAG TGTGCTCAGGCACCTGTCCCTCCACCAAGTTCCGCTGCAGCGATGGCTGTTGCATCGACAGCTTCTTGGAGTGTGACGACACTCCCGACTGCCCCGATGCCTCCGATGAGGCCACCTGTGACAAAT ACACCAGTGGCTTCGAGGAGCTCCAGAACATCCATTTCCATAGTGACAAAG GGCACTGCGTGGACCTGCCGGACACAGGCCTCTGCTTGGAGAGCATCCCACGCTGGTACTACAACCCCTTCAGTGAACGCTGCGCCCGCTTTACCTATGGCGGTTGTTATGGCAACAAGAACAACTTTGAGGAGGAGCAGCAGTGCCTTGAGTCCTGCCGTGGCATCTCCA AGAAGGATGTATTTGGTCTTCGGCGGGAAAGCCACATTCCCAGCGTAG GCTCCGTGGAGGTTGCCGTTGCAGTGCTCTTAGTCACCTGCATTGTGGTGGTGGTAGCCATCCTGGGTTACTGCTTCATCAAGAACCAGAGAAAGAGCTTCCACAGACACCACCACCGCCGCCCTCCGCCTCCTACCCCCACCAGCTCCACAGTCTCCACCACTGAGGACACGGAGCACCTGGTCTATAACCACACGACCCGACCCCTCTGA